In Microvenator marinus, one genomic interval encodes:
- the rplW gene encoding 50S ribosomal protein L23, with amino-acid sequence MNTAYDIVIRPIMTEKTAGLMEDGMKVVFRVNAAANKHQIRAAVEELFGVEVKGVNTMNHPGRSRRFGRYVGRRNGFKKAVVTLAEGSTFDLFALEASGEDAGEV; translated from the coding sequence ATGAATACTGCATACGATATCGTGATTCGTCCTATCATGACCGAGAAAACAGCCGGTCTGATGGAAGACGGAATGAAAGTTGTGTTCCGCGTGAACGCTGCCGCAAATAAGCACCAGATCCGTGCTGCTGTGGAAGAGCTCTTCGGCGTGGAAGTTAAGGGTGTAAACACCATGAACCATCCTGGACGTTCGCGACGATTTGGTCGCTACGTCGGCCGCCGCAACGGTTTCAAGAAAGCCGTTGTGACCCTGGCAGAAGGATCGACGTTCGATTTGTTTGCACTAGAAGCATCAGGTGAGGACGCGGGCGAAGTGTAG
- the rplB gene encoding 50S ribosomal protein L2, producing MGIRNSNPTSPGRRFLRRNDFAELTAGSPEKSLTESVKRSGGRNNNGHITVRHRGGGHKRRYRLIDFKRNKVGIPARVKSIEYDPNRSAYIALIAYADGEKSYIIAPQGLNVGDEVISSVHADIKPGNTLRLAKIPVGTVVHNIELRPGKGAQMVRSAGTWAQLMAKEGKYALLRLPSGELRKVLQTCRATVGAVSNPKHENGASGKAGRSRWLGRRPSVRGVAMNPVDHPHGGGEGRTSGGRHPVTPWGVPTKGYKTRKNKRTDRFIVRRRNQK from the coding sequence ATGGGTATTCGAAATAGTAACCCGACATCACCTGGCCGACGCTTTTTGCGGCGAAACGACTTCGCCGAGCTCACTGCGGGCTCGCCGGAGAAGAGCTTGACCGAATCGGTGAAGCGCTCAGGTGGTCGTAATAACAACGGACACATTACTGTGCGCCACCGCGGTGGTGGTCATAAGCGTCGCTATCGTTTGATCGACTTCAAGCGCAATAAAGTTGGAATTCCAGCTCGCGTAAAGTCGATCGAGTACGATCCAAATCGCTCGGCCTATATCGCATTGATCGCTTACGCAGACGGCGAGAAGTCATACATCATTGCGCCTCAGGGGCTCAATGTGGGTGACGAAGTCATCTCGAGCGTCCACGCTGACATCAAGCCAGGCAACACGCTTCGCCTTGCAAAGATTCCAGTCGGAACCGTTGTGCACAACATTGAGCTTCGTCCTGGAAAGGGCGCTCAAATGGTGCGCTCCGCGGGAACGTGGGCACAGCTGATGGCCAAAGAAGGTAAGTACGCTCTTCTGCGCCTTCCTTCCGGCGAGCTTCGTAAGGTCCTTCAAACTTGCCGCGCCACGGTGGGTGCAGTCTCTAACCCGAAGCACGAAAACGGCGCTTCCGGTAAAGCAGGCCGCTCACGTTGGTTGGGACGTCGTCCGTCGGTTCGTGGTGTTGCCATGAACCCGGTTGACCACCCACACGGTGGTGGTGAGGGTCGTACCTCTGGTGGTCGTCACCCAGTGACGCCATGGGGTGTGCCGACCAAAGGATACAAAACTCGTAAGAACAAACGTACCGACCGCTTCATCGTGCGTCGGCGTAACCAGAAGTGA
- the rpsS gene encoding 30S ribosomal protein S19 has product MPRSIKKGPFVDESLRKKISKALESGDRRAIKTWSRRSMIVPEMVGLTFAVHNGREFVPVFVTENMVGHKLGEFSVTRTYYGHAADKKAKKR; this is encoded by the coding sequence GTGCCACGTTCAATTAAGAAAGGACCATTCGTTGATGAAAGTCTTCGCAAGAAGATCTCTAAGGCGCTTGAGTCAGGTGATAGGCGGGCGATCAAGACCTGGAGCAGACGCTCGATGATCGTACCGGAGATGGTTGGATTGACCTTCGCTGTCCATAATGGACGCGAGTTCGTTCCAGTGTTTGTGACAGAAAATATGGTCGGCCATAAGCTCGGCGAATTCTCGGTAACGAGAACGTACTACGGGCACGCCGCTGACAAAAAAGCGAAGAAACGCTGA
- the rplV gene encoding 50S ribosomal protein L22 codes for MSKPKRKEHRANRAVLRNVRISPFKARVVADLIRNKPVYEALSILEFTPKKASPILAKLINSALSNVETSQELDWDIDGLVVAEAYVNEGPTMRRFMPRAQGRATRINKRTSHITVVLKPE; via the coding sequence ATGAGTAAGCCAAAACGTAAAGAACACAGAGCCAATCGGGCAGTTCTTCGCAATGTGCGAATTTCGCCTTTCAAGGCTCGCGTTGTTGCAGATCTAATTCGTAATAAGCCGGTGTATGAGGCGCTTTCGATCCTCGAGTTCACCCCAAAGAAAGCATCGCCAATCCTTGCGAAGCTTATCAATTCCGCGCTCTCCAATGTGGAGACTAGCCAGGAATTGGATTGGGATATCGACGGACTGGTTGTCGCAGAAGCCTACGTGAACGAGGGACCGACCATGCGTCGTTTCATGCCTCGCGCACAGGGTCGAGCCACCAGAATCAACAAGCGAACCAGCCATATCACTGTGGTTTTGAAGCCCGAGTAA
- the rpsC gene encoding 30S ribosomal protein S3 — protein sequence MGQKVHPTGFRLGVIKPWNSKWYADKNYANWLHEDLQLREYLQKKLGHTQISKIEIERMARRAKLTIHTVKPAVVIGRQSTGIEALKRELQKRSDSDIFLNVQEVKKPDLDAKLVAENIAGQLERRASFRRVMKKAVQQTMKLGAQGIRVNCSGRLGGAEMSRREWYREGRVPLHTLRADIDYGVAEAKTTYGVIGVKVWIFKGEVLDARASF from the coding sequence ATGGGTCAAAAAGTACACCCAACAGGATTTCGTCTCGGCGTTATCAAACCTTGGAATTCCAAGTGGTACGCAGACAAGAACTACGCGAACTGGCTGCACGAAGATCTCCAGCTTCGAGAGTACTTGCAGAAGAAGCTCGGCCATACCCAGATCTCGAAGATCGAGATCGAGCGTATGGCTCGCCGCGCAAAGCTGACGATTCACACGGTCAAACCAGCGGTGGTGATCGGACGTCAGTCGACCGGTATTGAGGCGCTCAAGCGCGAGCTTCAGAAGCGCTCGGACAGCGATATCTTCTTGAACGTTCAAGAGGTCAAGAAGCCTGATCTGGACGCGAAACTGGTCGCCGAGAATATCGCTGGCCAGCTCGAGCGTCGCGCAAGCTTCCGTCGCGTGATGAAGAAAGCCGTTCAGCAGACCATGAAGCTCGGCGCACAAGGCATCCGAGTGAACTGCTCGGGCCGCCTCGGTGGTGCCGAAATGAGCCGGCGTGAATGGTACCGTGAAGGTCGAGTGCCCCTGCACACCTTGCGTGCAGACATCGACTACGGTGTGGCAGAAGCGAAGACCACTTACGGCGTCATCGGCGTCAAAGTTTGGATCTTCAAAGGTGAAGTACTTGACGCCCGGGCTAGCTTCTAA
- the rplP gene encoding 50S ribosomal protein L16, producing MLSPKRVRWRKTQKGRMKGKAYRGNEVSFGDFGLVALEPKRITARQIEAARIAMTRYIKRGGKVWIRIFPDKPITKKPLETRMGKGKGSPEEWVAVVKPGRVLYEMDGVSREVAEEAFRLAGHKLPCKTRFIVRGEGL from the coding sequence ATGCTGAGTCCGAAACGTGTGCGTTGGAGAAAGACGCAAAAAGGTCGCATGAAAGGCAAGGCCTATCGCGGCAACGAAGTTTCGTTCGGCGATTTTGGTTTGGTGGCTCTGGAGCCAAAGCGCATCACCGCTCGACAAATCGAGGCCGCTCGTATCGCGATGACTCGATACATCAAGCGTGGTGGTAAAGTTTGGATTCGAATTTTTCCAGATAAGCCGATTACCAAGAAGCCGTTGGAAACACGAATGGGTAAAGGTAAAGGTAGCCCAGAAGAGTGGGTAGCCGTGGTCAAGCCTGGTCGTGTCCTTTACGAAATGGACGGCGTGAGCCGCGAAGTGGCAGAAGAAGCGTTCCGTCTTGCGGGACACAAACTGCCCTGTAAGACACGATTCATCGTGCGAGGAGAGGGACTATGA
- the rpmC gene encoding 50S ribosomal protein L29, which translates to MKAVELREKSVEELTELESQMREELFRLRMKHYTGQLQRSSDLKEHRRTIARIQTILAERQAQA; encoded by the coding sequence ATGAAAGCCGTAGAATTGCGGGAAAAGTCCGTAGAAGAGTTGACGGAGCTCGAATCTCAAATGAGAGAGGAGCTGTTTCGTCTGAGAATGAAACATTATACGGGACAACTTCAGCGTTCCTCCGATTTGAAGGAGCACCGCCGAACCATTGCCCGTATCCAGACGATATTGGCTGAACGTCAAGCCCAAGCTTGA
- the rpsQ gene encoding 30S ribosomal protein S17 — protein MATEEAPKTEKTRGQRKTRIGTVVSDKMQKTIVVSITRRYMHPKYKKYVKMRSRYQVHDPNDECKIGDRVLIEETRPLSKNKRWKVKEIVEKAPIV, from the coding sequence ATGGCCACCGAAGAAGCACCCAAAACTGAAAAAACTCGCGGTCAGCGCAAAACCCGTATCGGCACTGTGGTGAGCGACAAGATGCAGAAAACCATCGTTGTCTCCATTACGCGTCGCTACATGCATCCGAAGTACAAAAAGTACGTCAAGATGCGTTCGCGCTACCAGGTTCATGATCCAAACGACGAATGTAAGATTGGAGATCGTGTTCTCATCGAAGAAACACGTCCTCTCTCCAAAAACAAGCGTTGGAAGGTAAAAGAGATTGTGGAGAAAGCGCCAATCGTGTAA
- the rplN gene encoding 50S ribosomal protein L14 codes for MIQMQSRLTVADNSGAKQVQCIKVLGGSKRRYASVGDTIIVSVKEALPNSKVKKGEVKRAVIVRTAKELARPDGTYIRFDDNAAVLIDNNNQPVGTRIFGPVARELRARQYMKIVSLAPEVL; via the coding sequence ATGATACAGATGCAGAGCAGGCTCACGGTAGCCGATAACTCTGGTGCCAAGCAGGTCCAGTGCATCAAAGTCTTGGGCGGGTCGAAGCGCCGATACGCTTCAGTAGGCGACACGATCATCGTGTCGGTGAAGGAAGCCCTGCCCAATTCGAAGGTCAAGAAAGGCGAAGTTAAGCGCGCCGTGATCGTACGTACCGCAAAAGAGCTTGCACGCCCTGACGGTACCTATATCCGGTTTGATGACAACGCCGCTGTCCTGATCGATAACAATAACCAGCCCGTCGGAACCCGTATCTTCGGACCGGTCGCTCGTGAACTTCGCGCGCGGCAATACATGAAGATCGTAAGTCTGGCGCCTGAGGTCCTTTGA
- the rplX gene encoding 50S ribosomal protein L24, whose product MHVKKGDTVVILAGKEKGERGEIIDIDRKHGRVKVERRNMIVKNKKPNLLTGEEGAVIEKENWIDASNVLIFSEKLQKGVRTQARWVGKGGSLHTTRTEAVASFGSDAPERIQKVRYSVKSEETFGAVNAD is encoded by the coding sequence ATGCATGTTAAGAAAGGTGATACGGTCGTAATTTTGGCCGGAAAAGAAAAGGGAGAGCGTGGCGAGATTATCGACATCGACCGAAAGCACGGACGTGTGAAGGTTGAGCGTCGTAATATGATCGTCAAGAATAAGAAGCCAAATCTTCTCACTGGAGAAGAAGGTGCAGTGATCGAAAAAGAGAACTGGATCGACGCTTCGAACGTGCTCATTTTCAGTGAAAAACTTCAAAAGGGTGTCCGTACCCAGGCTCGTTGGGTTGGCAAAGGTGGAAGCCTCCACACCACGCGCACCGAAGCTGTGGCTTCGTTCGGCTCGGACGCTCCTGAGCGCATCCAGAAGGTCCGTTACTCGGTAAAGAGTGAAGAGACTTTCGGTGCGGTAAATGCGGATTAA
- the rplE gene encoding 50S ribosomal protein L5 — MGYLVNKYRSEVIPALTEEFSLQNPMEVPKIEKVVINMGLGEAVQNPKVIEAAVNELTLIAGQKPVITRAKNSIATFKLREGMPIGVMVTLRGERMFQFLERLLYIALPRVRDFKGVSDKAFDGHGNYSLGVREQIIFPEIDYDKVDKVRGMNITIVTSAPNDDQARALLRHMGMPFIHRQQKVAAAEGSEAAGE; from the coding sequence ATGGGTTACTTAGTAAATAAATATCGTAGTGAAGTGATTCCCGCATTGACCGAAGAGTTCTCCCTGCAGAACCCAATGGAAGTGCCTAAGATCGAGAAAGTGGTGATCAACATGGGTCTCGGCGAAGCCGTACAGAACCCCAAGGTGATCGAAGCTGCTGTCAACGAGCTTACCCTGATCGCTGGTCAAAAGCCGGTCATCACTCGCGCAAAGAACTCGATCGCAACCTTCAAGTTGCGTGAAGGTATGCCGATCGGTGTTATGGTCACCCTACGTGGTGAGCGTATGTTCCAATTCCTGGAGCGCTTGCTCTACATCGCCCTTCCTCGCGTTCGCGACTTCAAGGGTGTGAGTGACAAAGCATTCGACGGACACGGAAACTACTCGCTCGGCGTTCGTGAGCAGATCATCTTCCCAGAGATCGATTACGACAAAGTCGACAAAGTCCGCGGAATGAACATCACCATCGTGACCAGTGCTCCTAACGACGACCAGGCGCGTGCGCTCCTTCGTCACATGGGCATGCCGTTCATTCATCGTCAGCAGAAAGTTGCAGCAGCAGAAGGTTCTGAAGCTGCTGGAGAATAA
- a CDS encoding type Z 30S ribosomal protein S14 — MARKASMEKAAKTPKFAVRQHNRCGVCGRPRGYLRKFNLCRICFRNLALKGEVPGVVKASW; from the coding sequence ATGGCTCGCAAAGCATCCATGGAGAAAGCCGCAAAGACTCCAAAATTCGCAGTCCGTCAGCACAATCGCTGCGGTGTATGCGGACGTCCACGTGGTTATCTAAGAAAGTTTAATTTGTGCCGAATCTGTTTCCGTAACCTTGCTCTCAAAGGCGAAGTTCCGGGCGTCGTGAAGGCGAGCTGGTAA
- the rpsH gene encoding 30S ribosomal protein S8, with product MFTTSDPIADFLTRIRNGQQARHASTKIPASKVKFAVAKILEKYGYVGNVERNDEGPQGTIIVELKYDNDHKPLINNIRRISKPSRRVYVGVDEIPSVLNGLGIAILSTSQGVMTGQEAKAANVGGELLCTVY from the coding sequence ATGTTCACAACGAGTGATCCGATCGCGGATTTCCTCACGAGGATTCGCAATGGGCAGCAGGCGCGTCACGCGTCGACCAAGATCCCAGCGAGCAAAGTGAAGTTTGCGGTCGCAAAGATTCTTGAAAAGTATGGCTACGTCGGAAACGTCGAGCGCAACGATGAAGGTCCTCAGGGCACGATCATCGTCGAGCTTAAGTACGACAACGACCACAAGCCTTTGATTAACAACATTCGCCGAATTTCGAAGCCTTCTCGCCGTGTATACGTCGGGGTGGACGAGATCCCTTCGGTATTGAATGGTCTTGGTATCGCAATCCTTTCCACGTCTCAGGGCGTGATGACGGGTCAAGAGGCCAAGGCAGCCAACGTGGGCGGCGAGCTCCTTTGCACGGTCTATTGA
- the rplF gene encoding 50S ribosomal protein L6, whose product MSRIGKLPITIPAGVDVKLDGSVIRVKGPKGELVRTLSDVVSVKIDGNTIHVERSSDSRESRSHQGLVRSLVANMVTGVSTGFQRDLEIIGVGYRAEKRGNFIRFDLGYSHPIFVELPAVVEATVSQTAVSLTSRDKETLGQVAAKIRSLRKPEPYKGKGVKYKEERIIRKAGKAGGKK is encoded by the coding sequence ATGAGTCGAATAGGTAAACTACCGATCACGATTCCCGCCGGTGTCGACGTCAAACTCGACGGTTCGGTGATTCGTGTCAAAGGTCCAAAGGGCGAGCTTGTTCGTACCCTTTCGGATGTCGTAAGTGTCAAGATCGACGGAAACACGATTCACGTCGAGCGTAGCTCGGATAGCCGTGAATCGCGTAGCCACCAGGGTCTTGTGCGCAGTCTTGTTGCAAATATGGTTACTGGCGTCTCTACGGGCTTCCAGCGTGACCTTGAGATCATCGGTGTGGGTTACCGTGCTGAGAAGCGCGGCAATTTTATTCGCTTTGACCTTGGTTACTCGCACCCGATCTTCGTCGAGCTTCCTGCAGTGGTTGAGGCGACTGTGTCGCAGACTGCAGTGTCGTTGACGAGCCGAGATAAAGAGACCCTCGGCCAGGTCGCAGCGAAGATTCGTAGCTTGAGGAAGCCGGAGCCGTACAAGGGCAAAGGCGTCAAGTACAAAGAAGAAAGAATTATCCGCAAGGCCGGTAAGGCGGGCGGCAAGAAGTAA
- the rplR gene encoding 50S ribosomal protein L18, which yields MLSKNERKDGRLRRKRRIRKKVTGTQARPRLTVFRSNRHIYCQVVDDVTGSTLVSASTKDAEVASALDGKDKSEQAKEVGKALASRALGKGIDSVVFDRNGYIYHGRVAAVAEGAREGGLQF from the coding sequence ATGTTGAGCAAAAATGAACGAAAAGATGGCCGCCTTCGCCGCAAGCGTCGTATTCGCAAGAAAGTCACTGGCACGCAGGCTCGGCCACGTTTGACCGTATTCCGGTCTAACCGCCACATCTACTGCCAGGTTGTAGATGACGTCACGGGGAGCACCCTTGTGTCGGCTTCAACCAAAGATGCGGAAGTCGCATCGGCATTGGACGGAAAAGATAAATCAGAGCAGGCGAAGGAAGTTGGCAAAGCGCTGGCGTCCCGAGCTCTTGGTAAAGGTATCGACTCGGTCGTCTTCGACCGTAACGGATACATCTACCATGGTCGAGTTGCGGCTGTTGCAGAAGGCGCCCGTGAAGGCGGACTGCAGTTCTAA
- the rpsE gene encoding 30S ribosomal protein S5 yields the protein MALQRRKREDVDLSENVIAINRVAKVVKGGRRFSFSALVVVGDGNGRVGVGHGKANEVPEAIRKATENAKGHLITVPIVDDTIPHDVIGRFGSGQVLLKAASEGTGVIAGGPVRAILEAAGVNNILTKSLGSNNPHNVVRATMAGLAGLHDPDEYRRRLGQNLPEAE from the coding sequence ATGGCGTTGCAACGTCGTAAACGAGAAGATGTCGATTTGAGCGAAAATGTGATCGCAATCAATCGCGTCGCAAAAGTGGTGAAGGGCGGTCGTCGCTTCAGCTTCAGCGCCCTCGTGGTGGTTGGAGATGGAAACGGTCGTGTTGGCGTGGGTCACGGAAAGGCTAATGAAGTTCCAGAAGCCATCCGTAAGGCCACTGAAAACGCGAAGGGCCACCTTATTACGGTTCCGATTGTGGACGATACGATCCCTCACGATGTGATCGGACGCTTCGGTAGCGGGCAAGTTTTGCTCAAAGCTGCCAGCGAAGGTACCGGTGTTATCGCGGGTGGGCCTGTTCGTGCGATCCTTGAGGCAGCGGGTGTGAATAATATTCTCACCAAGAGCTTGGGTTCGAACAACCCACATAACGTGGTGCGGGCTACGATGGCTGGATTGGCAGGACTGCACGATCCGGACGAGTATCGCCGTCGCCTGGGCCAAAACCTACCAGAGGCTGAATAA
- the rpmD gene encoding 50S ribosomal protein L30 has protein sequence MGQIKVTQTRGLAGKPESQRLAIKGLGLRRRHHTVVVEDTDAIRGLISKVVHLVEVEEIKE, from the coding sequence ATGGGTCAGATTAAAGTAACACAAACTCGCGGACTCGCCGGGAAACCAGAGTCACAGCGTCTAGCTATCAAAGGTCTCGGATTGCGTCGTCGTCACCACACAGTGGTTGTGGAAGACACGGATGCGATCCGCGGGCTGATCTCAAAAGTCGTCCACTTGGTGGAAGTCGAAGAGATCAAGGAGTGA
- the rplO gene encoding 50S ribosomal protein L15 → MDLSTLKAPKGANRNRKRKGRGQGSTLGKTAGKGHKGQKARSGGQVKAGFEGGQMPLQRRLPKQGFTNIHAKVYGVVNVSTLERAFEEGEEVSFETVAAKRLIKKHADGLKVLGQGTLSKKLVVKAAKVSASAQEKISAAGGTVEVIGG, encoded by the coding sequence ATGGATTTGAGTACGCTTAAAGCACCAAAAGGTGCAAATCGTAACCGCAAGCGTAAAGGCCGCGGACAAGGTAGCACGCTGGGTAAAACCGCGGGTAAAGGCCACAAAGGTCAAAAAGCTCGCTCCGGCGGACAGGTTAAGGCAGGTTTCGAAGGCGGTCAGATGCCTTTGCAACGTCGACTTCCAAAGCAAGGCTTCACGAACATTCACGCCAAAGTTTATGGTGTGGTCAATGTTTCGACCCTGGAGCGCGCATTTGAGGAAGGCGAAGAGGTCTCTTTTGAGACTGTTGCTGCCAAGCGTTTGATAAAGAAGCACGCTGACGGATTGAAAGTGCTTGGTCAGGGAACGCTTTCTAAGAAACTCGTCGTAAAGGCAGCTAAGGTCAGTGCTTCGGCACAAGAGAAGATCAGTGCAGCCGGTGGGACTGTAGAGGTTATCGGTGGCTAA